TACCATTTGTGGTGTCAATGAAATTTCTGGAACTAGCATCATGGCTGTTTTCCCTTGATTCAGCACTTCTGCGATCACTTGCAGATATACTTCTGTTTTTCCGCTGCCAGTAATTCCTTCTAGTAAATAGGTTTGACTTAATCCTTGCTTCATCGACCCTAGAATTTTTTCTACTGCAATGTGCTGTTCGTCATTTAACGCAAGTGCTGTGGTTTTTTCAAACGTGTGATCAGCAAATGGGTCACGATACGCTTCAGCTTCGATAAACGTCAGCCATTGCCTGTTTGCTCCATCATTTAAAACGGCGGTACTAAACCCTAGTTCTTTCATCTCTTTGACTGTAGTCATTTTTTCTAAGCCTAATTGCTGCAAATAGTTGATTAATTGCTCTTTCTTTTGCGAACCTTTTCTAAGCTCCATTCGCGCTTCTTCTAATTGTTCAAAGTCTTTCAACGCTTTAATATAGCGGATCGTTTTCACTCGATTTCGTGTGTTCACTTCGTAACGGATATCGACTTTTTGCTGTTTTCTAAGTTGCATTAATTGCGGTAAAATATTACGAGCTAAAGCATCTTCCCAAGCGATTTCTTCCAATCCATCGAACAATTCATTTTGCATATTTTCTTCTAATTCATCTGTTAAATATATGTATTTGCTATAGTCTGCGCGCATCACACTTGGCAGCATGGTTTGTAAACAAGTAATTTTAAAGGCAAATGTTTTTTCCTTCATATAGTCTGCAAGTTCCAACAGTTCAGCATTTAACACAGGTTTTAAATCTAAAACAGAAAGAATTTCCTTCCATTCAAACTTTTGTGCTTTGATTACTTCGTCAGAAACTTCAGCAATCGCTAAAATGAACCCTTGTAAATGCCGATTTCCATTGCCGAAAGGAACTTCCACCCGCATACCAACTGCTAATTGTTGTTCTAAGTTAAAAGGAATCAAATAAGTAAACGGTTGGTCTGTCTGCATCGTTGGGACATCAACAATCACTTGTGCCGCTTTTCTCATAAACATTCCTCCATTCTATAAAAATTTTCTATCAATCTAAGGGGCTCGTTCAGCTTTTCTTTGCCTATTGTACTAAAGAATCAGACATTTGTCTTGTTCCTCTAATTTGTGTTACTAAAAATTAAAGCTCTCGTTCATTGTTCTTTTTAAAAGCATATAAAAACTGAGATGAAAACTTTTCATGGTTTCATCCCAGTTCCAGCTATTTTATAGACTTTTTTCTTCGCGGATGCGATTTTCAAGTTCTTTTTGTTCTTGTTCATGTCTCATTTTTTGTTCTTCTTTTGCCATACGCATTCTTTCGCGTTTTTCTTCTGGGCGAGGATCGTTGATTACTGTTGCAGCGTCGATTTCTTCTAGTGCTTGGCCTACGCTTTTTACAGATTCAAAATTTTCAAGTGTTGGTTGTGCACCTTCGTCTAATTCGTGCGCACGTTTGCTTGCTAGAATAACAAGTGAATATTTTGATGGTACTTCTTTTAATAATGAGTCAATAGATGGTTTTAGCATCATAAGGCTACATCTCCTTCAACATTTTAATATATTTACCAATTACTCGATCAACGCGAAAGTGTTCGCTCGCGATAATTTCTTTGATTCGCTTCACTGCCAATGGCACTTTATCGTTCACAACGGCATAATCATATAATGCCATCATTTCGATTTCTTCGCGAGCCACACGCATTCTTTCTTCAATCACATCATGATCATCGGTACCGCGACCAACAATTCGTGATTTTAGCTCTGATAAATCTGGTGGTGTTAGAAAAATAAATACGCCGTCCGGCACTTTTTCTTTCACTTGTTCAGCGCCTTGGACTTCGATTTCTAAAAAGACATCTTTTCCCTTATCAAGCGTTTGATTGACATAAGAAAGCGGCGTTCCGTAGTAATTTCCTACGTACTGTGCATATTCCAGCATTTCACCCGCTTCGATCATTGCTTCAAATTCTTCTTTTGTACGGAAGTAGTAATCTACTCCTTCTACTTCTCCTTCCCGCATTTTACGGGTAGTCATAGAAACTGAGTACTGAAAATCATTCTCTTCACTATCAAAAATTGCTTTTCGTACCGTTCCCTTACCAACTCCAGAAGGACCCGATAGTACAATTAATAATCCACGCTCTGACATGACGACTTCCTTTCAAAATATGTCTTTTAAGTATTACTTCTATAATGCACTTTTTTTCAGTAATTTTCAAGGCTTTATTGCTTAATATTTTCAAAAAAGGAATATACTTTTCCGTCTAGATACGGAATAAAATAATTTCATCCATCACAACATTATCTACTTTGTTGAAAAGATAACAACGTTTGTCCTACCTATAACCTTTTAAATAACATTCACACAGAGAATTTCTATCCCATTGTCTTCTATCTCTCAAAAATGTCACCTCTATTACAAAAATATTTGCAAAAAAAGTATACACTTTACCTACTTTTCAAGTAAAATGAAGTTATTACGCACTTTTATGTTCTGGTAACCTAACAACTTACAAAATTGATCTATAAAAAACGAAGGGACTTAAATCTATGTTCATAAAAAAAACATTTTGGAAAGCCACAACAGCCTTCTTACTTGCTGCTTGTATTTCACTTGGAGGTTTTGTACAAACAAGTT
This genomic stretch from Enterococcus haemoperoxidus ATCC BAA-382 harbors:
- the gmk gene encoding guanylate kinase, producing MSERGLLIVLSGPSGVGKGTVRKAIFDSEENDFQYSVSMTTRKMREGEVEGVDYYFRTKEEFEAMIEAGEMLEYAQYVGNYYGTPLSYVNQTLDKGKDVFLEIEVQGAEQVKEKVPDGVFIFLTPPDLSELKSRIVGRGTDDHDVIEERMRVAREEIEMMALYDYAVVNDKVPLAVKRIKEIIASEHFRVDRVIGKYIKMLKEM
- the rpoZ gene encoding DNA-directed RNA polymerase subunit omega; this translates as MMLKPSIDSLLKEVPSKYSLVILASKRAHELDEGAQPTLENFESVKSVGQALEEIDAATVINDPRPEEKRERMRMAKEEQKMRHEQEQKELENRIREEKSL